CATAACATTACTATTCTGGCTTAAGTATCTATGTCCTTCATACGGCATAACGATTTTGTTCATGACAAAATCAGAGAAATAATCTAAGCTCATTGCAGACATAAGATAGGCTGACTGAATACCCATAGCTGAAGTGCTTCCTTTTGGAGTATACTTGAACATAACAGCAGCGTTTGAGCTTCTATCATTTCCATACCATGAGACACTGAAGTCAGGATTTAAGGAAGCGTATGCTAAAGAAGAGAACTTACCGCTTACTGAAGAAGTGCTGTCTGTTTCTATAATGTAATATGGCTTTCCGATATATACATCCCTTCCAAGATATGCCAGCAGTTTAGCGCTGTTTAAGTTTAGCTTACTGTTGTTGCACAAATATACGGGTTTGTTCCATTTTGATGGGTCACCGTTAAAGCCAAGTCCTAAGTTCTTGTCTATAACCACATTGGAGTTATTGATGTATATGTCTCTAACTTTGCTGTTGCCGTTTGCTACTATCTCTCCAGGGCTGTTTAGAGTTATGTCTGAGTCTTCAAGATATAGAGCAGCTGCGTTTTGGACATATGGTGAGTCTGAGTTAACATACAAAGAAATTAGTCCGGTATTGTAAAGATATATATCGCTTGGGTCTATATACACTCCACCGACTTTATCAATAAGGGCATTTTCTCCCTTTGCTACTATATTAGTGCTTATAACTCCGCTGTTTATGAATTTGGAAGATGAGTTATGATTAATTCTTACTCCAAAAATGTTATGTTGGATTGTAGTTGCATTTTTAGTTTTCCCAATTCTGGATGTTACATTTATATAACCTGAGTTAGAAAACAGATTGACATTTCCATCTATATAAACACCATAAATGTCCATATCCCCAACATATCCTATATCCTTATCTTCGCCATTGTTGACTATATCACCTATATTTGAAGAAACACTTATACTTCCAGAGTTGGAGAAGGAATTAGCGGTTTCACCTATGTAAACACCGTAGTTGCTGGAGTTGCCGATAAAAGCTATCTTGCTATTTTTACCATTGTTGACTATATCACCTATATTTGAAGAAACACTTATACTTCCAGAGTTGGAGAAGGAATTAGCATCTTCATCTATATAAACACCATAAATACCAGTATTGCCTACGCCTTCTATCACGCTGTCTTCACCATTATTGATTATATTACCTATGTTGGAAGAAACAACTATGCTGCCTGAATTGGAGAATGAATTAGTAACATCATTAACGCAAACGCCGTAGATACCGTCTTCAGGTGTTGGGGGTGACCCAAAGTCATAACCATTGCCGATAGCTTCTATGCTTCCGTTTTTCCCGTTATTAATTACATTACCTACCGTAGAAAGAACTTTAATGTTTCCATGGTTAGAGAATGAGCCCGTATCGTATGTGCGGACGCCATATATACCATCATTGCTTGTATATATTTCTCCGTCTTCTCCATTGTTTGTTATGTTGCCCATTACAGCAGAAACATTAATAGAGCCGGAATTGGAAAAGGAGTTTGAATCGCCACCTATATAGGTGCCGAGAATGTTAAAATTGCCAGCGCCATCTATTTCTCCGTCTTCTCCATTGTTTGTTATGTTGCCCATTACAGCAGAAACATTAATAGAGCCGGAATTGGAAAAGGAGTTTGAATCGCCACCTATATAAACACCGGAGATAAAAGGAACAACTCTACTTTTATAAATGGAAAAAACATTGTTGCCTATTAGACGCATATCCCCACCATCTCCGCTATTTGTTATATCACCTATCACAGCAGAAACATTAATAGAGCCGGAATTGGAAAAGGAGTTTGAATCGCCATCTATGTAAACACCATAGATGCCAGGGATTATCGTAGTATATTTAAGAAGTATATTGGAATTCCCGATAAAACCTACGAAACCATCTTCTCCGCTATTTGTTATATCACCTATCACAGCAGAAACATTAATAGAGCCGGAATTGAAGAAGGAGCCAACGTTTCCGTTAGCGCTAAATCCGTCAACAAATTCGTTACCCAGTGAAGCTATTCCCCCATCGTCTCCACTATTTGTTATATCACCTATCACAGCAGAAACATTAATAGAGCCGGAATTGAAGAAGGAGCCAACGTTTCCGTTAGCGCTAAATCCGTCAACTTCAATGTTACCAACTTCTCCATTTATTCCCCCATTTTCTCCACTGTTTGTTATATCACCTATCACAGCAGAAACATTAATAGAGCCGGAATTGGAAAAGGAGTTTGAATCGCCTTCTATATGAGTGCCGGCAACGATATTACCAACTAATCCATCTATTCCCCCCTCTTCTCCACTATTTATTATATCACCTATCACAGCAGAAACATTAATAGAGCCAGAATTAGAGAAGGAGTTTAAATTGCCATTTATATAGGTACCTGCTATGAAACTGTTACTTACTGTATCGTTTATTTCTTCATCGTTCTTGCTATTGATTATATTGCCTATTTTAGAAAATACACTTATACTTCCAGCATTAGAAAAAGTTTTGACTTCGTTCATGTTGTTCAACTTAACACCGTACACATCTTCGATGGAGCTAAGGATAGTAGAATTTGCGGTGAGTTCGGTATTTCCGACAATTGCCTTTACCCAAATGTTTCCAGTTTCGGTGTTGTCAAACAGAGATATTGTTGTTAGGCTGGAGTCATTAGTTACACCTACTATATTAGATAGATAACCACTGTCTTCTGATACTTCATTTTTCACATTCCCTTTATTTATCCATATAGGAGTAGTTATAATCGTAGGATTCCCTGGGGGAATAGAAAAAGATTTCAGTGGCAAAAATAAAAACATGTTTACAAACATAAAAAAATAAAAAGATTTCCTAAAACATTGCAATGAAAACATAACACAACCTCCCTAATAATAGTATTTTCTAATTAACAAAGGATTAAAACTTCCAACAAACTTATAAACAAAATATGAGCACGTGTCAAGTAAAAATGTAAAGTGATTTTGTTTTGGTTGTAAACTATAAGTGTCTTCATTAGAAAAGATTATTTCAACTTAAACACTGCAACTCGTGGTAAGTTGTTTAAATCATGTTTGCAATACATAAAGCCGTTTAGGTGTTTTACTTTTTCTAATTGGTTATAGCCTATCTCTGAGATAAGATAAGTTGCTCTGTTTTTTGCTTGATTTAGAAGCTCTTCTAAAAACTGGGTTCCTGTTTTATCTATTAAAGCCAATTTTGGCTCGAATTTTACATCAGGTTGCAATCTTTCGTATTCGTTTTCTGCGATATAGGGCGGATTACAGACAATAATGTCTGCTTTTTTTAAAAAAGATAGTTTATCTGTAACGATTAATTTTACATCAGCTTTTAATCTGTCTCTATTTATTTTTGCCACTTCAATTGCATCTTTTGATATGTCTGATGCAAAAATTGGTATGTTTAATGTTTTTGATAGCGATATTGCTATACAACCACTGCCTGTTGCAACATCAATAATTACGGGATTTTTAAACTCTTTTGATAACTTTATTGTCTCTTCAACGAGCAGTTCTGTTTCTGGGCGTGGTATGAGCACCCTTTCATCGACATAGAAGTCAAACCCGAAAAACTCCTTTCTTTTTGTGGTGTATGCCATCGGATAGTAATTTTTGCGTCTATTTAACAGTTCAAAGAACATGCTCTCTTTATCTTTATCTACATTTTTGTCTGGATTTGCCAGAATATAAACATCATCTTTTCCCAAAACAGTTTTCAAGATGAGAAGTGTATCTATCTGATATGTTGCTATGTTTGACTCTTTTAGTTCTTTAAACCCGTGTTTTAGGAGCTCTCTTATTACCATTTCTCTATTATCAGTTTGCCGTTTCTCTTGTATGCTTTTATGATTTTGCGCAGATGCACCTCGGTGTTTTCATCTATGTTGTTGATTCTTTCTAAGTTTTCGAAGCTTATAGAATAACTCATACCTGTAAGCTGTTTTACTGCTTTTGAGATTATTCTTCTTCTAATTGACGGATAATCCAAATCATCTAAATTTAGAATTGCTCTATTTTCTATTATTCTAACCCTTTTTGTAAATTCAATCTCTGATAAGTCGCTTAGAAAGCGTGAATCTTCATTTAAAATATTAAGTTCTCTAAATAGAGTCTCTGTTATGTTAGGGTTAAACTCTTCAAGCAACGGGATAAGCTTATGCCTTATTTTGTTTCTTGTGTATTTCTCTTCAAAGTTGCTTCTGTCTATTTTGTATTCTATATTGTTTTCATCCAAAAAACTTTGAATCTCATCTTTTTTAAAACAGAGAATAGGTCTTATAAAAAAGCTACTCTTTGGTTTTAAAGATACAAGACCATCTAAGGAGCTTCCCTTTATAAGGTGCATAAGCATAGTCTCTATAGCATCGTTCATCGTATGGCCTGTCGCTATGAAGTCAAGGCTTAGCGTTTTTTTAGCTTTTAGAAAAAACTCTCGTCTTTTTATTCGTGCTGCTTCTTCCAATGATAGTTTATGTTCCTTTTTAAATTCTATGACATTGTGGGTTTTAGAGACAAAGTTTAGTCCCATCTTCTCTGCCATATCTTTGACAAAGAGTTCTTCTTCATCTGCTTCTTCTCTTATCTTGTGGTTGAAATGCAAAACTGTAAGATTCAAGTTTAGCTCTTCTTTTATCTTGTTCAGCATAAAAAGAAGAAAGATTGAGTCTGGCCCACCCGATACACCAACGCCTATGTTTGAGCTTTCTGGTATAAGCCTATTTCTATCTATGAAACTCTTTAGCTTCTTTAACAACTCTTCCATTGGATAAATAGAATACACCACCTATTAGACTGCATGCAACAGAGACAAAAAACACTATTAAACTTAAACTTACGGCTTGAGCAGGAGAGAGTCCTGCATATTTAAATAGATAAACAAATGAGAACTCTCTAACGCCTATGCCATTAAACGATATAGGCAGAAAACTAATCAGTGTTATTATTGGTATGAAGGCAAAGTAATAGGCTATGTTTATATTGAGATTTGTAAGTTGCCCAACACATACATAGATGAGTATGTTTATTATCTGAATGAAAACGGATAGTGCCGATACGATGTAGAACTCCTTGCTTTTATGAAACAGCACTATATCGTTGTAAAAGAGAGAGACTTTCTTATGTTTTATAAACTTAAGCATATAAACAGAAACGAAAGCAAAGATGTTTATTGATATAATGCTTAGGGCGATTTTTATACCAAACAGCTTAAAGAACAGAAGCACGCTAATAAGAGAAAGAAGAAGCAGTGCAACAAGGCCGTTGTATCTTTCAAGAAATATAGAACTTATCGATTGTCTTATGCCTATTTTTTTTGAGAGTATATAGCCTTTAATTGCATCGCCACCGATGATGCTTGGTAAAAATAGGTTTGCAAACATGCCCATCAGATACAGTTTAAAAAGAGACAAAAAATCTTCGTTTTTACCGAGACTCTTTATAACCAACTTCCATCTTATACTGCTTATAAACTGAGCAGAAAGATACAAAAAACAAAGAAGCAAAAAGTCAAAAAGGCCAACCTTTACTATGGTTTCTTTTAATTGGTGCATGTCTATTTTATTGAAAAGCAAAATGATAAGCAGTATGCTTACAATGAGTTTTATAACTGTTTTTAACATATTTTGTCCTTATTTAAGAGTATCATTATGAGCCTGTCTATACCAACGGCTATTCCACTTGCAGGCGGCATACCAAAAGCCATATACTCCATAAACTCTCTATCTTGAAAACCAAATCTTCGTTTTATCTCTTCAAAATTGTTCTCTTCAAGATAGCAGTTTCCAAGCTCTATGCCGGCAATGTAAATCTCGTATCTTTTTGCATAACCGTTTTTTATCTTTGATAGAGCCGCTCTCTCTTTAGGAAAATCATATATTACTTCGATGCAGTCTTTACCAAGCTCTTTTTCTATCTTTAAAGAGAATATGGCATCTAATATCTCAAGCTTGTCGTCTGTTCCTTCAATAGAGAAGCTCTCCTTTAGCTTTGAGCTTTCAGTTTTTTCTATGTTTATGTTGCAATGATAGAGAAATGCGTCTTTGTATGAGATGTACGATACTTTATTTAAGTCTATCTCAAAGCCTTTGTATTTTAAGATATCTGAGCCGTTTAGATATTTTACCATACTTGAGAAATCGAAAATAATGTCTTCTGGTTCTGCCAATGCTCTATACCACTCAAGCATGAGAAACTCTTTCTTGTGTAGATTGTCTTCAAAATCGTCTCTATATGCGAAGTTTAGCTCAAATATCTTCTCAACTCCTAAGGTTAGAAGTTTTTTTAGTTCAACTTCTGGCGAAGGTGCAAGTATGCCGGCTTTGGTATCCAAAAGGTTTATGTTTGTT
This genomic stretch from Hippea alviniae EP5-r harbors:
- a CDS encoding autotransporter domain-containing protein encodes the protein MKNEVSEDSGYLSNIVGVTNDSSLTTISLFDNTETGNIWVKAIVGNTELTANSTILSSIEDVYGVKLNNMNEVKTFSNAGSISVFSKIGNIINSKNDEEINDTVSNSFIAGTYINGNLNSFSNSGSINVSAVIGDIINSGEEGGIDGLVGNIVAGTHIEGDSNSFSNSGSINVSAVIGDITNSGENGGINGEVGNIEVDGFSANGNVGSFFNSGSINVSAVIGDITNSGDDGGIASLGNEFVDGFSANGNVGSFFNSGSINVSAVIGDITNSGEDGFVGFIGNSNILLKYTTIIPGIYGVYIDGDSNSFSNSGSINVSAVIGDITNSGDGGDMRLIGNNVFSIYKSRVVPFISGVYIGGDSNSFSNSGSINVSAVMGNITNNGEDGEIDGAGNFNILGTYIGGDSNSFSNSGSINVSAVMGNITNNGEDGEIYTSNDGIYGVRTYDTGSFSNHGNIKVLSTVGNVINNGKNGSIEAIGNGYDFGSPPTPEDGIYGVCVNDVTNSFSNSGSIVVSSNIGNIINNGEDSVIEGVGNTGIYGVYIDEDANSFSNSGSISVSSNIGDIVNNGKNSKIAFIGNSSNYGVYIGETANSFSNSGSISVSSNIGDIVNNGEDKDIGYVGDMDIYGVYIDGNVNLFSNSGYINVTSRIGKTKNATTIQHNIFGVRINHNSSSKFINSGVISTNIVAKGENALIDKVGGVYIDPSDIYLYNTGLISLYVNSDSPYVQNAAALYLEDSDITLNSPGEIVANGNSKVRDIYINNSNVVIDKNLGLGFNGDPSKWNKPVYLCNNSKLNLNSAKLLAYLGRDVYIGKPYYIIETDSTSSVSGKFSSLAYASLNPDFSVSWYGNDRSSNAAVMFKYTPKGSTSAMGIQSAYLMSAMSLDYFSDFVMNKIVMPYEGHRYLSQNSNVMLASSGMIKTDGVYSTPFSSYNNGLFVLPFYSKMHAKSLGYDSDIVGLQVGYIRKLNSAFDIGTFVGYGDSGVDFKGSYSMDSESQDIFNVGLFGTYNKDNYYLSLFTTYSYVSHAYQGKTGPDLEMDESSDYHSKAYNVKTLGGYSFELKDNIRITPMIGLTYTHWHTPSHSTKADYSKWDKHYENFSKNFWVGTARVNLSKKWQLKDSNLIAFLGLGVDRFLNNNDIVIGQSIPGINTPVVDVKKKMNRTIGRANVGLDLVKGNASFELTFSSEFNGDYKLYTGYANLGWRF
- the prmC gene encoding peptide chain release factor N(5)-glutamine methyltransferase, yielding MVIRELLKHGFKELKESNIATYQIDTLLILKTVLGKDDVYILANPDKNVDKDKESMFFELLNRRKNYYPMAYTTKRKEFFGFDFYVDERVLIPRPETELLVEETIKLSKEFKNPVIIDVATGSGCIAISLSKTLNIPIFASDISKDAIEVAKINRDRLKADVKLIVTDKLSFLKKADIIVCNPPYIAENEYERLQPDVKFEPKLALIDKTGTQFLEELLNQAKNRATYLISEIGYNQLEKVKHLNGFMYCKHDLNNLPRVAVFKLK
- the tilS gene encoding tRNA lysidine(34) synthetase TilS, translating into MVYSIYPMEELLKKLKSFIDRNRLIPESSNIGVGVSGGPDSIFLLFMLNKIKEELNLNLTVLHFNHKIREEADEEELFVKDMAEKMGLNFVSKTHNVIEFKKEHKLSLEEAARIKRREFFLKAKKTLSLDFIATGHTMNDAIETMLMHLIKGSSLDGLVSLKPKSSFFIRPILCFKKDEIQSFLDENNIEYKIDRSNFEEKYTRNKIRHKLIPLLEEFNPNITETLFRELNILNEDSRFLSDLSEIEFTKRVRIIENRAILNLDDLDYPSIRRRIISKAVKQLTGMSYSISFENLERINNIDENTEVHLRKIIKAYKRNGKLIIEKW
- a CDS encoding lysylphosphatidylglycerol synthase transmembrane domain-containing protein; the encoded protein is MLKTVIKLIVSILLIILLFNKIDMHQLKETIVKVGLFDFLLLCFLYLSAQFISSIRWKLVIKSLGKNEDFLSLFKLYLMGMFANLFLPSIIGGDAIKGYILSKKIGIRQSISSIFLERYNGLVALLLLSLISVLLFFKLFGIKIALSIISINIFAFVSVYMLKFIKHKKVSLFYNDIVLFHKSKEFYIVSALSVFIQIINILIYVCVGQLTNLNINIAYYFAFIPIITLISFLPISFNGIGVREFSFVYLFKYAGLSPAQAVSLSLIVFFVSVACSLIGGVFYLSNGRVVKEAKEFHR
- a CDS encoding amino acid--tRNA ligase-related protein, whose translation is MFGRIVKKTANSTLIFSEGKTVKLNFASRHDLGDIIDENDTLLTKCQNRDKLQSLKNERDYYIQKFEIIKRIKEFFFKESFTEVITPKLKKERISETNINLLDTKAGILAPSPEVELKKLLTLGVEKIFELNFAYRDDFEDNLHKKEFLMLEWYRALAEPEDIIFDFSSMVKYLNGSDILKYKGFEIDLNKVSYISYKDAFLYHCNINIEKTESSKLKESFSIEGTDDKLEILDAIFSLKIEKELGKDCIEVIYDFPKERAALSKIKNGYAKRYEIYIAGIELGNCYLEENNFEEIKRRFGFQDREFMEYMAFGMPPASGIAVGIDRLIMILLNKDKIC